From a single Leptospira levettii genomic region:
- a CDS encoding ATP-binding protein, with amino-acid sequence MFHHFLQKVSISILLITFAGCFTYDKPNPPTAQFGVLDLRSWDFDLYGNVPLNGDWKIEWKQLVTAQNENSNFTKIPGNWTNHTGVPYKEGYATLQLKILVNPNAKTLYLQNGVTRNAFKIFVGEEKIYESGKLGFESDSEIPSIKIQTIPLPSRDNGEINLNIQISCFHYHVCGIATPYLIGTHEGINKSFFEATSHDIFVISSLGTLAFFHFVLFLFWRDEKTHLYFSFVCFLASVRLLSIGEARIVYNYLPMDVYETMLKLNGLSFTLLYLSFVRYVEEVYPDHKYSPVYLTNYFFAILLLFGLPFATPIFSRVLSYHLILSLIGLFALMYPIIHGVYIKKPGAKFFLFSLVSTMLLFSFDILTEFAKKGTAYHGQYGFLVFGLSQALFIADRMIQNFKNKEKLKQEKELALAEAKFKTAFLSTMSHEIRTPMNGILGMTQMLGQTNLTDDQKEYLSLIQFSGENLLLLINDILDLAKLESGKIELHLEPIILKKILNGMVQLFKSKLNSEAVKIDLVFDSEIPNTIITDQKRFTQILSNLLGNAVKFTELGRISLLVSSEKVDDKKFKLILQVKDSGIGIPKEKIENLFQPFTQIHSHLSGKTTGTGLGLTITKKIVEELLGNITVESELGKGTIFKIEIPVEQTDDDDKTNNETTIQSNLDATKWEKHLAEQYPVKILITDDDSINLKVGKMFLKKLGYPALVAENGNDAILLVEKETPDILFLDVQMPDLDGIQVTKQIRQNQMLTKQPIIIALTANVMEEEKEKCLAAGMDDFMTKPLLMQDLVFMIKKWAKESIA; translated from the coding sequence ATGTTCCATCACTTCCTGCAGAAAGTTTCGATATCAATTCTTTTAATCACTTTTGCAGGATGTTTTACTTACGACAAACCAAACCCACCCACAGCACAATTTGGAGTTTTAGATCTAAGAAGTTGGGATTTTGATTTATATGGAAATGTTCCCTTAAATGGTGATTGGAAGATCGAGTGGAAACAATTGGTAACTGCTCAAAATGAAAATTCTAATTTTACCAAAATTCCTGGAAATTGGACAAATCATACAGGAGTTCCCTATAAAGAAGGATATGCCACATTACAGTTAAAAATCTTAGTAAATCCAAATGCAAAAACATTATACTTACAAAACGGAGTCACAAGGAATGCATTTAAGATTTTTGTTGGTGAAGAAAAAATTTATGAATCTGGAAAATTAGGTTTTGAAAGTGATTCTGAAATTCCAAGCATCAAAATTCAAACCATACCACTACCTTCAAGAGATAATGGTGAAATCAATTTAAACATTCAGATTTCTTGTTTCCATTATCATGTTTGCGGAATTGCGACACCATATCTGATTGGAACACACGAAGGAATTAACAAATCATTTTTCGAAGCAACAAGTCATGATATCTTCGTTATATCTTCTCTCGGCACACTTGCCTTTTTCCATTTTGTATTATTTCTATTCTGGAGAGACGAAAAAACTCACCTTTATTTTTCCTTTGTCTGTTTCCTTGCATCAGTTAGGTTACTGAGTATTGGGGAAGCGAGAATTGTTTATAATTACCTTCCAATGGATGTTTATGAAACCATGCTAAAGCTGAATGGCTTATCATTTACTTTATTATACCTTTCCTTTGTAAGATATGTAGAAGAAGTTTATCCCGATCACAAATACTCGCCAGTGTATTTAACAAATTATTTTTTTGCAATACTCTTGTTATTTGGCCTCCCTTTCGCAACTCCAATTTTTTCAAGAGTTCTATCATATCATTTAATTTTATCTTTAATTGGATTATTTGCGCTAATGTATCCAATAATTCATGGTGTATATATTAAAAAACCAGGGGCAAAATTTTTCCTATTTTCCCTTGTATCAACGATGTTACTTTTTTCATTCGATATCTTAACAGAATTTGCAAAAAAAGGAACAGCTTATCACGGACAATATGGATTTTTAGTTTTTGGTTTATCACAAGCCTTATTCATAGCAGATCGTATGATCCAAAATTTTAAAAACAAAGAAAAACTCAAACAGGAGAAAGAGTTAGCTCTCGCGGAAGCAAAATTTAAAACAGCTTTTTTATCCACCATGAGCCATGAAATCCGGACTCCAATGAATGGGATTTTAGGCATGACTCAGATGTTGGGTCAAACAAATTTAACGGATGATCAAAAAGAATATTTAAGTTTAATCCAATTTAGTGGAGAAAATCTTTTACTATTAATAAACGATATTTTAGATTTAGCAAAATTAGAGTCAGGTAAAATTGAGCTACATTTAGAACCGATAATTTTAAAAAAAATATTAAATGGTATGGTGCAGTTATTTAAATCAAAACTAAACTCTGAAGCAGTAAAAATAGACTTGGTATTCGATAGCGAAATACCAAACACCATTATCACAGACCAAAAACGTTTTACACAAATCCTTTCTAACTTATTAGGAAATGCAGTTAAATTTACTGAATTAGGAAGGATCTCACTCCTCGTCTCTTCTGAAAAAGTAGATGATAAAAAATTTAAATTAATCCTTCAAGTTAAGGATTCAGGGATTGGTATCCCAAAAGAAAAAATAGAGAATCTTTTCCAACCTTTTACACAAATCCATTCACATTTGTCAGGGAAAACTACTGGAACAGGATTGGGTTTAACCATTACGAAAAAAATTGTAGAAGAGTTATTGGGAAATATCACTGTCGAGTCTGAGTTAGGGAAAGGAACCATTTTTAAAATAGAAATTCCTGTAGAACAGACTGATGATGATGACAAAACAAACAATGAAACAACAATCCAGAGTAATTTAGATGCCACTAAGTGGGAAAAACATTTAGCGGAACAATACCCAGTAAAAATTTTAATCACTGATGATGACTCCATCAATCTTAAAGTAGGCAAGATGTTTTTGAAAAAACTTGGGTATCCAGCTTTGGTTGCAGAAAATGGAAATGATGCGATTTTACTCGTGGAAAAGGAAACACCGGATATATTATTTTTAGATGTTCAAATGCCAGATCTGGATGGAATCCAAGTAACCAAACAAATTAGACAAAATCAAATGTTAACAAAACAACCAATCATCATAGCACTAACTGCTAACGTTATGGAAGAAGAAAAGGAAAAATGCCTTGCTGCAGGAATGGATGATTTTATGACAAAACCTCTTTTAATGCAAGACTTAGTATTTATGATCAAAAAATGGGCAAAGGAATCGATAGCGTGA
- a CDS encoding SDR family NAD(P)-dependent oxidoreductase, whose translation MEHSLVIGGTSDIGVWVVESLAKQGHSISITGRDKQKLSDLKTKIHSKYNILIQIYELDITNMESFNSFYSGLSVEPNHVYILVGYYEDQTFARENWRELEKTIQINFIGVVTLVNTISINMEKRKSGNITVVSSVAGIRGRKLNYIYGSAKAGLTTYLSGLRALVFPNGVHISTILLGPVYTKMSLGHNLIPWLTLTPEEAGEKIVKAGLNKKNEVYIRWPWRFIMFIIQIIPEWIFKRLPPF comes from the coding sequence ATGGAACATTCTTTAGTGATTGGAGGAACTTCTGATATAGGTGTATGGGTAGTTGAGTCTTTAGCCAAACAAGGTCATTCCATTTCCATTACGGGCAGAGACAAACAAAAGTTATCTGACTTAAAAACAAAAATCCATTCAAAATACAATATTTTGATTCAAATCTATGAATTAGATATCACCAATATGGAATCTTTTAATTCCTTCTATTCTGGACTAAGTGTAGAACCAAATCATGTTTATATACTTGTTGGTTATTATGAAGACCAAACATTCGCCAGAGAAAATTGGAGGGAATTAGAAAAAACCATCCAAATCAATTTCATTGGAGTTGTAACACTTGTGAATACCATTTCTATCAACATGGAAAAAAGAAAATCTGGAAACATTACTGTTGTTAGTTCTGTCGCAGGAATCAGAGGAAGGAAATTAAATTACATTTATGGTAGTGCAAAGGCAGGTTTAACAACCTACCTATCTGGCCTACGAGCACTTGTTTTCCCAAATGGTGTACACATCAGCACCATTTTACTTGGGCCAGTCTATACGAAGATGTCATTGGGACACAATTTAATTCCATGGTTAACATTAACACCCGAAGAAGCAGGTGAAAAAATAGTCAAGGCAGGTTTAAACAAAAAAAACGAAGTTTATATTCGTTGGCCATGGCGTTTCATCATGTTCATTATTCAAATCATTCCCGAATGGATTTTTAAACGTCTTCCACCATTTTAG
- a CDS encoding BPSS1187 family protein, with protein MVKILSLGLYARSCAGQNAFPSNGAVGSLFRYQIVPSLTNSHITTYNAPHQVFPPQTGVTQKNKLSVFYPGTDATPCEINAILQQGATRGYHVIGLSYPNGEAVNTICNQGSARNDASCFELVRREIVTGESVSPYVAVDSGNAIEGRLLSLLLYLNQTYPGQGWDQFVSGGSIVWSSVYVGGHSQGSGHAAYQGKIRTVGRVSIYSGVTDYSLQTASTPSWLGLSQQAPAGSYFGLIHENDSIANISGNMNQITDVWLNQLGLVGSLTNVNVGSPYGNSKRLVTTNCNGMGILAMHACPMFNGFQNVWNYVSYP; from the coding sequence TTGGTAAAAATTCTTTCCTTAGGATTATATGCACGTTCCTGTGCAGGTCAAAATGCCTTTCCTTCCAATGGTGCTGTTGGTTCTCTTTTTCGTTATCAAATTGTTCCCTCTCTAACTAATTCACATATTACAACCTATAATGCTCCTCACCAAGTGTTTCCTCCTCAAACGGGTGTTACGCAAAAAAATAAATTGTCCGTTTTTTATCCTGGTACTGATGCCACTCCTTGTGAGATCAATGCAATTTTACAACAAGGAGCTACAAGAGGATACCATGTCATTGGGCTTAGTTATCCAAATGGTGAAGCAGTGAATACGATTTGTAACCAAGGTTCTGCGCGTAATGATGCCAGTTGTTTTGAATTGGTCAGACGTGAAATCGTAACAGGCGAATCTGTTTCTCCATATGTTGCAGTGGACTCTGGTAATGCTATCGAAGGTAGACTATTGTCATTATTACTTTACTTAAATCAAACCTATCCAGGCCAAGGTTGGGACCAATTTGTATCAGGTGGTTCCATTGTCTGGTCAAGTGTTTATGTAGGGGGGCATTCCCAAGGTAGTGGACATGCTGCCTACCAAGGGAAAATTCGGACTGTCGGTAGAGTTTCCATCTATAGTGGGGTTACCGATTATAGTTTGCAAACAGCTTCCACCCCTTCTTGGCTTGGACTCTCACAACAAGCTCCTGCAGGTTCTTATTTTGGACTAATCCATGAAAATGATTCTATCGCCAATATCAGTGGAAATATGAATCAGATAACAGATGTATGGTTAAACCAATTGGGTTTGGTTGGTTCTTTGACAAATGTGAATGTCGGGAGTCCATATGGAAATAGCAAACGTTTGGTGACAACAAATTGTAATGGAATGGGAATCTTGGCTATGCACGCATGTCCGATGTTCAATGGATTCCAAAATGTTTGGAATTATGTTAGTTATCCTTGA
- a CDS encoding GAF domain-containing SpoIIE family protein phosphatase, with amino-acid sequence MTDPQTSLSKFRSLLHISSILNANLDLHQLLPLIMLYSKDLLEAEASSLFLLENDEFLYCEVALGEKGEIIQEYARLELGEGIVGMVAKEKKPIALVDAYKDPRFNPSMDRRTGFKTKSLICVPLFVEERLIGTLEVINKTNDRIFNDSDLEYLISLSEVAATAIQNANVKDSLDKRILELSLLYEFEKLSVSEKSLNELGKWMLNRVLQYLGASSGTIYLANNTKQELGILAAKGIPEDAYDQIKVPYGKGVSGWVAEKKESLLIHNLDMDPRYNKLSPYKFESKSLISAPLIFQNELLGVISINNKLSGYAFQHSDLDLLTNIAARLSNTIKNAQLFHQIVDTGKELSRAKNIMQKIMPSVLPQTKELSYGVSHIPLEQVGGDFYDVTQIDENHYSILIADISGHGLSAAVLAAMSHMVLKNFEPEIKQSPSLFLTTLNHMLFGKLAGNFLTAFYGIINIQENSILCANAGHHAPFLLKTGESIAKPLDVKGKILGLIPDLYYEEKTFSFGKGDRLVLYTDGITEHMSKDHNKRYDDELFQNAITKGISKVAQECANLLIQEAKDYVGSVEFADDVTILIVDRK; translated from the coding sequence ATGACAGACCCACAAACTAGCCTGAGCAAATTCAGAAGTCTTCTTCATATTTCTTCCATTCTCAATGCAAACCTGGATTTGCACCAATTACTTCCTCTCATCATGTTATACTCCAAAGACTTATTGGAGGCAGAGGCAAGTTCCCTTTTCCTCTTGGAAAACGATGAGTTTTTATACTGCGAAGTAGCTCTGGGTGAAAAAGGAGAGATCATCCAAGAATACGCTAGATTGGAACTCGGAGAAGGCATCGTGGGAATGGTGGCAAAAGAAAAAAAACCAATCGCATTAGTCGATGCTTACAAAGACCCAAGATTCAATCCAAGTATGGACAGACGTACTGGTTTCAAAACAAAATCTCTTATCTGTGTCCCACTCTTTGTAGAAGAAAGATTGATTGGAACTCTGGAAGTGATCAATAAAACAAATGATCGGATTTTTAATGATTCTGATTTAGAATATTTGATTTCTCTCTCAGAGGTTGCTGCCACTGCCATTCAAAATGCCAATGTCAAAGATAGTTTAGACAAACGAATTTTAGAACTTTCATTACTATATGAATTTGAAAAACTTTCTGTTTCGGAAAAAAGCCTAAACGAACTTGGGAAATGGATGTTAAACCGAGTTTTACAATACTTAGGTGCAAGTTCTGGAACCATTTACTTAGCAAATAACACCAAACAAGAGTTAGGAATTCTTGCTGCCAAAGGAATCCCTGAAGATGCGTATGATCAAATCAAAGTTCCATATGGGAAAGGTGTTTCTGGTTGGGTCGCAGAAAAAAAAGAAAGCCTACTCATTCACAATTTGGATATGGACCCCCGTTATAATAAACTTTCACCTTACAAGTTTGAATCTAAATCTTTGATTTCGGCACCTCTCATTTTCCAAAACGAGCTACTTGGTGTGATAAGCATCAACAACAAACTTTCTGGTTATGCATTCCAACATTCCGATTTAGACCTACTCACCAATATTGCAGCTAGACTCAGTAATACGATTAAAAATGCACAACTTTTCCACCAAATCGTAGACACAGGAAAAGAACTCAGTCGTGCCAAAAACATCATGCAAAAAATCATGCCATCTGTTTTACCGCAAACAAAAGAACTGAGTTACGGAGTTTCACACATCCCACTCGAACAAGTTGGTGGTGATTTTTATGATGTAACACAAATTGATGAAAACCATTATTCCATTTTGATTGCTGATATTTCAGGGCATGGACTTTCCGCAGCGGTTTTAGCTGCCATGTCTCATATGGTTTTAAAAAACTTTGAACCAGAAATCAAACAAAGCCCTTCTTTATTTTTAACAACACTCAACCATATGTTGTTTGGTAAATTGGCTGGGAATTTTCTCACAGCATTCTATGGAATCATCAACATCCAAGAAAACTCGATTCTCTGCGCCAATGCAGGCCACCATGCACCTTTCCTTCTCAAAACGGGAGAATCAATAGCAAAACCATTGGATGTAAAAGGAAAAATCCTCGGACTCATTCCAGATCTTTATTATGAAGAAAAAACATTCTCTTTTGGAAAAGGGGATAGGCTTGTACTCTATACAGATGGAATTACGGAACATATGTCAAAAGACCATAACAAACGTTATGATGACGAATTATTCCAAAATGCAATCACAAAAGGGATATCAAAAGTAGCACAAGAATGTGCGAACCTACTCATCCAAGAAGCAAAGGATTATGTAGGTTCGGTAGAATTTGCAGATGATGTGACAATTCTCATTGTCGATCGAAAGTAA
- a CDS encoding gamma carbonic anhydrase family protein: MIRSFQGHTPSIHPTAWVAPSADVLGKVSIGEESSIWFQCVLRGDVNSITIGKHVNIQDMTLVHVARDLYPVTIGDYVSIGHHATIHGCVLKDHSFVGMGAMLMDDVEIGEWSFVGAGSLVPPGKKIPPGVLVMGSPAKIIRDITDKDREIITRTANNYTKYKENYRKEGIGGTSLS; this comes from the coding sequence ATGATCCGTTCTTTCCAAGGCCATACACCTTCCATCCACCCCACTGCCTGGGTGGCACCTTCCGCTGATGTACTTGGGAAAGTCAGCATTGGGGAAGAGTCCTCGATTTGGTTCCAATGTGTGTTACGAGGTGACGTGAATTCCATCACCATTGGCAAACATGTGAACATCCAAGACATGACACTCGTACATGTGGCAAGAGATTTGTATCCTGTCACGATTGGGGATTATGTATCCATTGGCCACCATGCGACCATCCATGGATGTGTTTTGAAAGATCATAGTTTTGTGGGGATGGGAGCCATGCTCATGGACGACGTGGAGATTGGGGAATGGTCCTTTGTGGGCGCTGGATCCCTTGTCCCTCCAGGGAAAAAAATCCCTCCCGGTGTCCTTGTAATGGGTAGTCCCGCTAAAATCATCCGCGACATCACAGACAAAGACCGCGAGATCATCACCCGCACAGCAAACAATTATACCAAGTACAAAGAAAACTATCGTAAGGAAGGGATTGGGGGCACATCCCTTTCCTAA
- the odhB gene encoding 2-oxoglutarate dehydrogenase complex dihydrolipoyllysine-residue succinyltransferase, with translation MAIDIKVPEMGESVTEATISAWTKKEGDAVKVDEVLAILETDKVSLEIPAPTSGVLKSISKKVGDVVHVRDIIGAIEEGAVASAPVSSNTPTPKAETPSAQPNTGKVNEELPPAARKLIEENKLDASKITGTGRNGQITKEDVILYMEKGGSSSAGTSKGTSPSPEIPKAVVVSANAGPRETVVPMTKLRQTIANRLVNAQHTAAILTTFNEVDMAPIMELRNKYKDKFKETHGVGLGFMSLFTKAAVAALKAYPAINAEIRGTDIVYKNYYDIGVAVGGPKGLVVPIVRNADLLSFAQIEQEIARLAGKVKDGKISLEDMEGGTFSISNGGVYGSMMSTPILNPPQSGILGMHNIVKRAVVVNDQIVIRPMMYLALSYDHRIVDGKEAVQFLVKIKEMVEDPTRLLFEV, from the coding sequence ATGGCAATAGACATCAAAGTCCCCGAGATGGGGGAATCCGTAACCGAAGCGACCATCAGTGCTTGGACCAAAAAAGAAGGCGATGCTGTTAAAGTAGACGAAGTGCTCGCAATTTTAGAAACAGACAAAGTCTCATTAGAAATTCCTGCTCCTACCTCTGGGGTATTAAAATCCATCTCCAAAAAGGTGGGAGATGTGGTGCACGTGAGAGACATCATCGGTGCCATCGAAGAAGGTGCTGTGGCTTCTGCTCCTGTTAGTTCTAACACCCCTACTCCGAAAGCAGAAACTCCAAGCGCACAACCTAACACAGGAAAAGTGAACGAAGAACTTCCTCCTGCGGCTCGTAAACTCATCGAAGAAAATAAGTTAGACGCATCAAAAATCACAGGCACTGGTCGTAACGGACAAATCACAAAAGAAGATGTGATCCTCTATATGGAAAAAGGTGGCTCCAGTTCCGCTGGCACTTCTAAAGGAACATCACCAAGTCCTGAGATTCCAAAAGCAGTTGTGGTATCGGCAAACGCTGGTCCTAGAGAAACTGTTGTGCCGATGACGAAACTTCGCCAAACGATTGCTAATAGGCTTGTGAATGCACAACACACAGCAGCCATCCTCACTACGTTTAACGAAGTGGATATGGCGCCCATCATGGAACTTCGCAATAAATACAAAGACAAGTTCAAAGAAACTCACGGTGTGGGTCTTGGGTTCATGTCACTTTTTACCAAAGCAGCTGTGGCAGCACTCAAAGCGTACCCTGCTATCAATGCAGAGATTCGTGGGACTGACATTGTCTACAAAAACTACTATGACATCGGAGTCGCAGTGGGTGGACCCAAAGGACTTGTGGTTCCCATTGTACGCAATGCTGACTTACTCAGTTTTGCTCAAATCGAACAAGAGATTGCAAGGCTTGCGGGCAAAGTGAAAGACGGAAAAATTTCACTCGAAGATATGGAAGGGGGAACTTTTTCGATCTCCAATGGTGGTGTGTATGGATCAATGATGTCCACACCAATCCTCAACCCTCCCCAATCGGGAATTCTTGGAATGCACAACATCGTCAAACGCGCGGTAGTTGTGAATGACCAAATTGTGATTCGTCCGATGATGTATCTTGCTCTTTCTTATGACCATAGAATTGTAGATGGAAAAGAAGCGGTGCAGTTCCTCGTGAAGATCAAAGAAATGGTAGAGGATCCAACAAGACTCCTCTTTGAGGTATAG
- the lpdA gene encoding dihydrolipoyl dehydrogenase, which translates to MEQYDIVVIGAGPGGYVAAVRAAQLGKKVAIIEKRKTLGGTCLNVGCIPSKALLDSSEEYHKTKHKLADHGISVKDVKIDIAKMMARKDKVVNEVTSGVDYLMKKNKITRYLGHASFISKNEISITAEDGKKESISGTNIIIASGSSPIEIPPLPVDGKNIVTSDHAIALDAVPEHLIIVGAGVIGLELGSVWLRLGAKVTVVELMPRLFGTADQAMASLAERLLTGQGINFLFETKVHGAKVKGKKVEVEIEGKDGKKTILEGDKVLVSIGRRPNTDGLGAKEIGIEMTDRGRIKVEPNKFQTNIPNIYAIGDVIDGPMLAHKAEDEGIAVAELICGKYGHVNYKAIPWIVYTWPEVAWVGLGEEELKAKGIEYKVGKYMFKPNARAKAMNETDGQVKVLADKKTDKLLGVYIVGPRASDMIAEAAVAFEFGASAEDIARSTHAHPTLSEVLREAAMDADAKWSIHS; encoded by the coding sequence ATGGAACAATATGATATCGTTGTCATAGGGGCAGGTCCTGGTGGGTATGTGGCTGCTGTTCGCGCAGCCCAACTCGGGAAAAAAGTAGCCATCATTGAAAAAAGAAAAACACTCGGAGGGACTTGTCTCAACGTGGGTTGTATTCCTTCTAAAGCACTTCTTGATTCATCAGAAGAGTATCACAAAACCAAACATAAATTAGCGGATCATGGAATCTCCGTGAAAGATGTCAAAATCGATATCGCGAAGATGATGGCTCGTAAAGACAAAGTGGTAAATGAAGTGACATCAGGTGTTGACTATCTGATGAAAAAAAATAAAATCACTCGATACTTGGGACATGCAAGTTTCATTTCTAAAAACGAAATTTCGATCACGGCAGAAGATGGAAAAAAAGAATCTATCTCCGGAACGAATATCATCATAGCATCGGGTTCTTCTCCCATTGAAATTCCTCCACTCCCTGTGGATGGAAAAAACATTGTTACCTCAGACCACGCCATTGCACTTGATGCAGTGCCAGAACACCTCATCATCGTGGGTGCAGGAGTCATTGGACTCGAACTAGGATCTGTTTGGTTACGCCTTGGTGCAAAAGTCACTGTCGTGGAACTCATGCCACGCCTTTTTGGAACCGCTGACCAAGCGATGGCAAGTCTTGCCGAACGACTCCTCACTGGGCAAGGGATTAATTTTCTATTCGAAACCAAAGTGCACGGTGCAAAGGTAAAAGGGAAAAAAGTAGAAGTCGAAATCGAAGGGAAAGACGGCAAAAAAACCATCCTCGAAGGCGACAAGGTACTTGTTTCCATTGGTCGCCGTCCGAACACAGATGGACTTGGTGCCAAAGAAATTGGTATTGAGATGACAGACCGTGGTCGCATCAAAGTAGAACCTAACAAATTCCAAACGAACATTCCTAACATTTATGCCATTGGGGATGTGATTGATGGACCGATGTTAGCTCACAAAGCAGAAGACGAAGGCATTGCTGTTGCCGAACTCATTTGCGGAAAGTATGGCCATGTGAATTACAAAGCCATTCCTTGGATCGTTTATACTTGGCCAGAAGTGGCATGGGTTGGTCTTGGGGAAGAAGAACTCAAAGCAAAAGGCATCGAATACAAAGTGGGTAAGTACATGTTCAAACCCAATGCTCGTGCCAAAGCAATGAACGAAACAGATGGACAAGTGAAAGTCCTCGCTGACAAAAAAACGGACAAACTCCTTGGGGTTTACATCGTAGGACCAAGGGCTTCTGACATGATTGCAGAAGCCGCAGTTGCGTTTGAGTTTGGTGCTAGTGCGGAAGACATTGCTCGTTCTACACATGCTCACCCCACTCTTTCTGAAGTCCTCAGAGAAGCGGCGATGGATGCTGATGCAAAATGGTCCATCCATTCGTAA